The Arachis hypogaea cultivar Tifrunner chromosome 19, arahy.Tifrunner.gnm2.J5K5, whole genome shotgun sequence genome has a window encoding:
- the LOC112777705 gene encoding putative disease resistance protein RGA1, whose product MNFSHLRYLGLCGLDIKTIPDSIYSLRKLEILKLMNCGKLYSLPKNLTRLQNLRHLVLSGCDSLSHMCPDIHKLCELRTLSVYIVKSEKGHSLAELCHLNLGGKLSIKGLENVGGVCEAQDANLKGKDDLRELSLSWDNCGETNSVAGEEVLEALQPHSNLKRLDIIGYGGSHLPTWMGNSSALNSLVSLQLLLCKNCRQLPSLGRLPFLRKLEIRSMDYVRYIDEYESYDGVEAKPFPSLEELRVLFLPNMERLLKRETTGMFPSLSMLMINKCPKLQLPCLPRLTYLFVLECKNELLRSISNLNGLNQLHLRGSEVSYFPEGTMNSMTSLASLQISYFSELKELPSDITKLTALSHLSIDHCGKLECLPEQGFEGLSSLRHLTISRCESLRSLPEGVSQLTSLQSLTMEFCPALMKRCSEGTGEDWHKIAHIPSVILKGSD is encoded by the coding sequence ATGAATTTTAGCCACTTGAGATATCTTGGGCTTTGTGGTCTAGATATTAAGACCATTCCTGATTCTATTTACAGTTTGCGTAAATTGGAAATCTTAAAACTAATGAATTGTGGGAAGCTTTATAGTCTACCGAAAAACTTGACTCGCTTACAAAATCTCCGACATCTTGTCCTTAGTGGTTGTGATTCACTATCTCATATGTGTCCAGACATTCACAAACTGTGTGAATTGAGAACATTAAGTGTATACATTGTGAAATCTGAAAAAGGGCATAGTTTGGCAGAGTTATGTCATTTGAATCTGGGAGGAAAGCTAAGCATCAAAGGCCTAGAAAATGTTGGCGGTGTATGTGAAGCTCAAGATGCCAACTTGAAGGGTAAAGATGATCTTCGAGAGTTAAGCTTGTCATGGGACAATTGTGGTGAAACCAATTCAGTCGCTGGGGAAGAAGTACTTGAAGCTCTACAACCTCACTCAAATCTCAAGCGGTTGGACATAATTGGCTATGGCGGATCACATTTGCCAACTTGGATGGGAAACAGTTCAGCTCTCAATAGTTTAGTTTCTTTGCAACTTCTACTATGCAAAAACTGCAGACAACTTCCCTCACTTGGGAGACTCCCGTTTCTTAGAAAACTTGAGATAAGGTCCATGGATTATGTTCGGTACATTGATGAATATGAAAGTTATGACGGTGTTGAAGCAAAGCCATTCCCATCTTTGGAGGAACTCAGAGTTTTGTTCTTACCAAACATGGAGCGGTTGTTGAAACGGGAAACAACAGGCATGTTCCCCTCTCTTTCCATGTTGATGATCAACAAGTGCCCGAAACTGCAATTGCCGTGCCTTCCACGTCTTACATACCTCTTTGTTTTGGAATGCAAGAATGAGTTATTGAGGTCAATCTCTAATCTCAATGGTCTTAACCAACTTCATCTTCGTGGAAGTGAAGTTTCGTACTTCCCGGAGGGAACGATGAACAGCATGACTTCTCTTGCATCTCTGCAGATATCATATTTCAGTGAATTGAAGGAACTGCCATCTGACATCACAAAACTCACTGCTTTGTCTCATCTAAGCATTGATCACTGTGGTAAGCTGGAGTGTTTACCAGAGCAGGGTTTCGAAGGCTTGTCTTCCCTTCGACATTTGACAATTAGTAGGTGTGAGAGTTTGAGATCCTTGCCTGAAGGTGTAAGCCAACTTACTTCACTTCAATCCTTGACTATGGAATTCTGCCCAGCATTGATGAAGCGATGTTCTGAAGGAACAGGGGAGGACTGGCACAAGATTGCACACATTCCCAGTGTAATCCTGAAAGGTTCAGactag
- the LOC112776963 gene encoding putative disease resistance protein RGA1 has translation MAEALLGILLENVIPLVQREFAAFSGIKEKTEDLSHTLAFIKKVLDDAKEKQWSNPPIKIWLQRLKDATYVLDDVLDQLPTESSQHGWLSSFKPNNIMLRGKVGHELNEIVRRLDRIAEDKNKFLLREGVRERPTEVAEWRQTSPTIISPQVLGRDADKEKVVEFLLSPARNSEFLSVYPMVGLGGLGKTTLAQLVYHDERVSSHFNLKIWLCISETFNVRRILCSIVQSITKNECKVLELPVMEEKVKGLLQGKKFLLVLDDVWVKNQQLEFGLNEDKWDQLKSVLCCGSKGASILVSTRDKDVATIMGAYQTHDLSGLSEDDCWSLFRQRAFRPDKAEDEELVKIGKEIVSKCGGSPLAAKALGGLMRSRNTRNEWLEVKESSLWTLPNENHILPALRLSYFHLPPTLKQCFAFCAIFPKDESIKKQELIHLWMANGFISSRANLDVEEVGNMIWNELFQKSFFQDVEINDYSGDVSFKMHDLVHDLAQSITEKECMCLEEANHTDLPKNTHHIGFKCDEVTETPFRKGACEKTESLRTLYDLNWYAPRNATKGHSLAELRDLNLGRELCINGLGNVSSVSEAEDANLKGKQDLRVLYLPWENSGETKSVAVEEILEALQPHSNLKRLDIAGYGGLHLPTWMGNKTADNFMDEVRYIEEDESYEGIEAKPFPALEQLTMSDLPKVERLLKRETTHMFPSLSTLEITYCSKLQLPCLPRARSLFVSGCKNKSVRSISNLNGLNKLEVWNCEDVSYFPEGMMSNMTSLATLEIVSCRELKELPSDITKLTALSDLIIEDCRKLECLPEQGWKGLSSLRKLSIFGCHSLASLPEGVRHLTSLQSLTIGGCPALRERCKEGTGEDWHKIAHIPKVYLGDSDSDL, from the exons ATGGCTGAGGCCTTGCTTGGAATTCTGCTGGAGAACGTGATCCCTTTGGTCCAGAGAGAATTTGCAGCCTTCTCTGGAATCAAGGAAAAGACTGAAGACCTATCACACACTTTAGCATTCATCAAAAAAGTTCTTGATGATGCTAAGGAGAAACAATGGTCTAACCCCCCTATCAAGATTTGGCTCCAACGACTTAAAGATGCAACGTACGTGCTGGATGATGTCCTTGATCAGTTGCCTACTGAATCCTCTCAACATGGGTGGTTATCATCTTTCAAACCGAACAACATCATGCTTCGCGGCAAGGTTGGACATGAGCTGAATGAGATCGTACGGAGATTGGATCGAATTGCTGAAGATAAGAACAAGTTTCTTCTAAGGGAAGGAGTCAGGGAGAGGCCAACTGAAGTAGCTGAATGGCGCCAAACCAGCCCAACTATTATTAGTCCTCAAGTACTTGGACGAGATGCAGATAAAGAGAAGGTTGTGGAGTTTCTTCTTAGCCCGGCACGAAACTCTGAGTTCCTTTCTGTCTATCCCATGGTTGGCTTAGGTGGTCTTGGGAAAACAACACTTGCTCAGTTGGTCTACCATGATGAACGAGTAAGTAGCCATTTTAACCTGAAGATTTGGCTTTGTATTTCTGAGACTTTCAATGTCAGAAGGATTTTGTGTTCCATTGTACAATCTATCACAAAGAATGAGTGCAAAGTTTTGGAGCTACCTGTGATGGAAGAAAAAGTGAAAGGATTGCTTCAGGGTAAAAAGTTCTTATTGGTTTTAGATGATGTGTGGGTTAAAAACCAACAATTGGAGTTCGGATTAAACGAAGACAAATGGGATCAGTTGAAATCTGTTTTGTGTTGCGGATCCAAAGGTGCCTCTATTTTGGTGTCCACTCGTGATAAAGATGTTGCAACAATCATGGGTGCATACCAAACTCATGATTTGTCAGGCCTATCTGAAGATGATTGTTGGTCATTGTTCAGACAACGTGCATTTAGACCTGACAAAGCGGAGGATGAAGAGCTTGTAAAAATCGGCAAGGAGATAGTGAGCAAGTGTGGGGGATCGCCTCTCGCAGCAAAAGCATTAGGAGGTCTGATGCGCTCCAGAAATACCAGAAATGAATGGCTTGAGGTTAAGGAAAGTAGCCTATGGACTTTACCAAATGAGAATCATATTCTACCTGCATTGAGGTTGAGCTATTTTCATCTACCTCCAACATTGAAGCAGTGCTTTGCTTTCTGTGCTATATTTCCCAAAGATGAAAGTATCAAGAAACAAGAATTGATTCATCTTTGGATGGCCAACGGGTTTATATCATCTCGGGCAAACTTGGATGTAGAGGAGGTTGGCAACATGATATGGAATGAGTTGTTCCAAAAGTCATTTTTTCAAGATGTCGAGATCAATGATTATTCAGGTGATGTTTCTTTCAAAATGCATGATCTAGTCCATGATCTTGCTCAGTCAATCACAGAAAAAGAGTGTATGTGTTTGGAGGAAGCAAACCATACTGACTTGCCGAAAAACACACATCATATTGGTTTCAAGTGTGATGAAGTAACTGAAACACCATTCAGAAAGGGAGCATGTGAGAAAACTGAATCTTTGCGAACGttatatgatttgaattggtATGCTCCGCGGAATGCAA CAAAAGGACATAGTTTGGCAGAGTTACGTGATTTGAATCTGGGAAGAGAACTATGCATTAATGGCCTAGGAAATGTCAGCAGTGTATCTGAAGCTGAAGATGCCAATTTGAAGGGTAAACAAGACCTTCGGGTGTTATATTTGCCCTGGGAAAACAGTGGTGAAACGAAGTCAGTTGCTGTGGAAGAGATACTTGAAGCGCTCCAACCTCACTCAAATCTCAAGCGGTTGGACATAGCTGGCTATGGCGGATTACATTTGCCAACTTGGATGGGAAACA AAACTGCAGACAACTTCATGGATGAAGTGCGGTACATTGAGGAAGATGAAAGTTATGAAGGTATTGAAGCAAAGCCATTCCCGGCTTTGGAGCAACTCACAATGTCCGACTTGCCAAAGGTGGAGCGGTTGTTGAAACGGGAAACAACACACATGTTCCCCTCTCTTTCTACCTTAGAAATCACCTATTGCTCTAAACTGCAATTGCCGTGCCTTCCACGTGCTAGAAGCCTCTTTGTTTCGGGATGCAAGAATAAGTCAGTGAGGTCAATCTCTAATCTCAATGGTCTTAACAAACTTGAGGTTTGGAATTGTGAAGATGTATCGTACTTTCCAGAGGGAATGATGAGCAACATGACCTCTCTTGCAACTCTGGAGATAGTTTCTTGCCGTGAATTAAAGGAATTGCCATCTGACATCACGAAACTCACTGCTTTGTCTGATCTAATCATCGAAGACTGTCGTAAGCTGGAGTGTTTACCAGAACAGGGTTGGAAAGGCTTATCTTCACTTCGAAAACTGTCAATTTTTGGCTGTCATAGTTTGGCATCCTTGCCTGAAGGTGTACGGCATCTTACTTCACTTCAATCTTTGACTATTGGAGGCTGCCCAGCATTGAGGGAGCGGTGCAAGGAAGGAACAGGGGAGGACTGGCACAAGATTGCTCATATTCCCAAAGTATACTTGGGAGACTCAGACTCAGACTTGTAA